The DNA window TTTAGGGGCAGAGGAGATGGTGGAAGAGGGAGAGGAAGAGGAGGTGGCGGAAGAGGTGGTGATAGAGGTGGTAGTGCCATGAAATCCCGCGGCGGTGGCCGTGGTGGAGGCCGCGGCGGTGGAAGGGGCCGTGGAGGAATGAAAGGTGGTAGTAAGGTTATAGTTGAGCCTCATAGACACGAAGGAGTTTTTGTCGCCAAGGGAAAAGAAGATGCCCTTGTTACTAAAAACATGGTCCCTGGTGAAGCTGTCTACAATGAAAAAAGAATTGCCGTTCAGGTCATTTGCTTGATTGATTATGCTCTTGTATTTAgctaattactttttttaatctTCCATTGGTCTTATTCACAACATTATATGATTACATTTTCCGTGAGAAATTGAGCCTATTTTATGACTTTTGCCCTAAACAGAATGAAGATGGGACTAAAATTGAATACAGGGTATGGAATCCGTTTCGATCTAAGTTGGCGGCCGCCATTCTCGGTGGTGTTGATAATATTTGGATTGTAAGCTACCAGTTCTCATTTTGTTGTTCTTCATAGAAGGTTACATAGTGTATATAACTGACCCTCTGTAAACACTTGTTATTATTGTTCAATTTAGAAACCTGGTGCTAAAGTTCTTTACCTTGGAGCTGCTTCTGGCACTACTGTTTCTCATGTATCCGATGTTGTTGGTCCCGTAAGTATATTGTTAACCCCCCAATGTTTGAGTATCTTGTATATGTTTATACCTGTAGGATTTTGCTTACCAGGTTTCCTTTTTGGCAGACTGGTGTGGTTTATGCAGTGGAATTTTCTCACCGGAGTGGTCGAGATTTGGTTAACATGGCTAAAAAACGAACAAATGTTATACCCATCATCGAAGATGCTAGACATCCAGCCAAATACAGGATGCTAGTTGGAATGGTGGATGTCATATTTTCTGATGTTGCACAACCTGATCAGGTTTGCGCCTTCGAGTATTTGTTACTTTATTTGAGACGCGTATAGAATGGTGAATGGATTAGTAATCAGGAGGATTAGCTTATTGTGTGCTTGAAGTTACATCCGAGTTTCTTTTGTGCTTTTAGTTGCTTGCCTGCATTGCTTTTGGTTGATTTGCCTTCCTATTTGCATTGGTTTTGGTTGTTTTTGCTTCCtattatatgcatatgatgaaCTCTACTCGGATTCCCCTTCAAGACTTCATGGGTGATGCTAACTCGAGTTTCTGATGCAAACATTAAGTGATCAATTTTACATAGTTCACAAATTTGGTTTGTATGAAAGTATAAAAAATGTGTTTCTTCATTCTTTCTTCAATTTGGTTTGTTGATTTGCCTTCCTATTTGCATTGGTTTTGGTTGTTTTTCCTTCCTATTATACACATACAATGAACTCTACTTGGATTCCTCTTCAAGACATCATGGGTGATGCTAACTTGAGTTTCTGATGGAAACATTAAGTGATCAATTTTACATAGTTCACAAATTTGGTTTGTATGGAAGTATAAAAAATGTGTTTCTTCATTCATTCTTCAATCCTCTAATAAGAATACAAGTTTCTGatgtgttttttcttttcttttcttttcttgttttattAAACATTATCATTATGCAAATGATGAAGTACTCGGATTCCCCTTCAAGACATCACGGGTGATGCAATACCGAGTTTCTGATGCTTGACTTCTCATGTTTGCACTAGTTCTTGcaatccttttttatttcttgataagcTAACACATCCGTTATCAATACTCGTCATCCATGTTTGTGCTAGTTCTTGcaatccttttttatttctcaTAAGCTAACACATCCGTTTTCAATACCTGCATCTGAATGAAAACAAAGGATGAAATCTTGCCGCATTTCTTTATCATGTCTCAATGTGCTTTAATACATTTGCAGGCGAGGATTCTAGCTTTGAATGCATCATATTTCCTAAAAGCTGGTGGTCATTTTGTTATTTCAATCAAGGTGAGTGTTCCGAAATCATGTTTTGGTTACATTTCTCAATTAAAAGCTTTTTGGCCATAACATGATGGAACATTTTGTTTGCAGGCTAACTGCATTGACTCAACGGTTCCAGCCGAGGCAGTGTTCCAGAGTGAAGTTAAGAAACTGCAACAGGAGCAATTCAAACCTTTTGAACAAGTGACGCTCGAACCGTTTGAGCGCGACCATGCTTGTGTTGTTGGTGGTTACCGGATGCCGAAGAAACAGAAAGCTGCAACATAATGTTTTTGTAGTCTTGTTTTTAAGCCCTAAGTTTCGTGGCTTTGGATTAGAAGTGATGAACATGTTCTGGGATcaaacatctttcttttttgtactaaaaatcaaatttatttctaCTAAGGAGAAAGGGCTCCTAATTAGACAAACAAAGCACAAGAATCGTGTCTCTTATTTTTAGAGAGGGTTCAATCCTTATTTGAGTTTGGATTTGACAATAATTACTATTGGGGTGTGGAAATTTCTGTTGTTTAGATTGGTACTTGATATGTTTTCATTAGGAATTGAGTCTTTGAACTTGGTTAATGTTTTTGCATGGGTTTTTAAAGAAATATGTTTTGTGAGAGTGATTGTTAAATTCAATTGATTTGGATTAAAGTCTAAATTAaagcaatttaatcttttaaaaattcacttcaattttatagtaataaatcaagttattttaattaaccacattttatttttaacatggtttttcttttcaaaaaagaaGACTACTTTTTAGGTTTTGAATGGTCCATCCTTAAATAATTTGTATGAAAGGATCTTTACGCATGTATAAAATGTGTAGATTGATAAAATGATTACATTCATGCCACATGTCATATACATAAATGATAGAAATATAATTAGtgaactcttttttctttttaataagtGCTTCCATCTCTATCTATAATAgggattatttattttttttataaaaaagttttCTTTCTGAAGCATTTTAATATAGGTTTAATTTCCAAGTGAGGGTCACTTTTGAATATATATTGgctatttcaatttaatttggattccatatgatttttaatatattttacaacAAAATTTTGCATTAATAATCTCAAACAAAATAACGTGAATTTTGTCagttttaaatatatttggtGAATTCAAATGCTTAAAAAAACAACCACTATTTTCTCTACAtttaaatttttgatgaattatacacattccattttttttcttgaaataatgaaaaatatcatAAGTTGATATCAGTCTCCACCCCCATATTTAAACATGGGATTGGGTCGATTGCATTTTGAAATCGGACACCTCatgtatttttatcattttatcctGCCATTATCATATGctaagatattttatattttatatttttttatacatgatttaattttgatttaatttcacccaacattcCTAAATTATGATCGTCATTTTA is part of the Gossypium hirsutum isolate 1008001.06 chromosome D11, Gossypium_hirsutum_v2.1, whole genome shotgun sequence genome and encodes:
- the LOC107904604 gene encoding rRNA 2'-O-methyltransferase fibrillarin 2 codes for the protein MRPPRGRGGGGFRGRGDGGRGRGRGGGGRGGDRGGSAMKSRGGGRGGGRGGGRGRGGMKGGSKVIVEPHRHEGVFVAKGKEDALVTKNMVPGEAVYNEKRIAVQNEDGTKIEYRVWNPFRSKLAAAILGGVDNIWIKPGAKVLYLGAASGTTVSHVSDVVGPTGVVYAVEFSHRSGRDLVNMAKKRTNVIPIIEDARHPAKYRMLVGMVDVIFSDVAQPDQARILALNASYFLKAGGHFVISIKANCIDSTVPAEAVFQSEVKKLQQEQFKPFEQVTLEPFERDHACVVGGYRMPKKQKAAT